GTGTTCTGGACCGCCGTTCGCGCGGGTGCTAACGCGCTGGGCCGGCCGTGGGCTGAGGTCGCCGAGCGTTGGGCGCGTCTGTGGGCGGTTGCCGTCGCCGAGCATTTGCCGCCGATTCCGGGGGCCGAGCACATTGGCGCACCGCCGTCACAAGCTGCTGCTGAGCAAGCGCTCAGCACGATGAAATCCATGGTTGGCCGTCACAGGGGGAATGGGCATGTACACCGCTAATCCAGCGCCGCCGCGTGCATCTGCGTTGCAGGACTATCCGTACGATGCGCTCGACGATCTGCTCTACGACTGGTTTCTCTGGGAGCGGACGTACAGCGGCGCACGCGGTCATTCATCCGTCGACAAGACGTGCGCGGCGGCGGGCAGCTCGCGCCAGTGGCGGACTACCGACGAGATCCTCGACGGTAGTGTGTTTGCCTGGCAGATGGGGCAGATCGCCGTGAGTATTGATGCGCTATCGGGGGATCACCAGTTGGCGATTCGCGTCGAGATGAGGAATCGCGAAGGTCCGCAGGTCTGGCGCAACCCGCGTGCGCCGGTACGTCAGCACGTGGTGTACACGGAGGCAAAGGCGGCCATCCACCCGATCCTCGAACGGCGTGGCGTGGAGATTGGGTGTTGACACGGTTGCCAGCCGTCCCTATAGTTCGGTCCGTGGGACGACGCTCGTCCCTACTAAACGCAAAGCCCGACCCAATCCGGTCGGGCTTTTTGTTTTAGGTTGATGCGCTATTTGGTGGCCATGAATGCAGTGGGGTTAAATCCGGCAACATTGAATTCGATCATGCGGCTACCTTCTTGGTAAAAATCAACCTCAATTCGGACGCGTTTCGATTTGGCGAGCCCCATGTAGAACTTGTTGTACGGCTCAAGGAACAGCGCGGTAGTGCTGTGGTCAGCCGGCTCTGCCGCGCGGTAGCGGGTGCTTTCCCCATCATCAAACCGGACCATCACGCTACATCCGCTGACGGGGCACACGAATTGCCCTCGCTGGATTTGGATAATCGCGTCATTTCCATGACGCGGATGCTTGCGTATCGTGAGCGTTGCGTGCTGCTCCCCCGAGTATGGAAACTTGAACTCAAGGGTGTTGATGCTCTCGATGCTGGCGAAACGTATTGTTCCTTTGCCCATATTGTCCGGGTCGGACGAATAGGACCAGCTTGCTGGAGCGGAGGGGGAAGTCGTAGACGTCGTTGTAGTTGCCGTCGCCGGTTCCGGGGGGTGGCTGTCAAGCGTCCGATAACCACGAGTGCAACAAAGCTCAGTGCGATTTTCGCAAGTAGTGACGTGCGCTTCGCAGGATTTTTTACACCGCATCGTGGGCACGTTTTAGCTTCGCCGCTTACCTCGGTGTTGCATTCACGGCATTTTTTGAGTGCCATTTTGCCCCCTGCGTTGCTTATTGCTGGTCATTTTAGTCACAAGACTACGCTCAGCTGAGGGGCTTGCCATTTTTGTTTTGAAGCAAGGAGCTCGGAGGCCGGGATGTCCCGCATCAAGGGTCCGTGGCATTCATAAGCATCCAAAGCCCCGAGCGCGAAAGCCTCGGGGCTTTTGCTTTTCCGCTTCCCTTTGGGAGTCAATTCATGCCACGCAAGGCACCACGCCCGTGCCGTGCGCCGGGCTGTCCCAAATACGCCGCACCCGGCAGTGCCTACTGCGACGAGCATACCGGTCAGCGACGCGAGGCGGAGGCTGCTCGCCGTGGCACCGCTGCGAGTCGCGGCTACGGATCGAAGTGGCAGCGTGAACGGCTCGAGTACCTGAAGCGGAACCCGATCTGCGTGGAGTGCAAGAGGGCCAGGCACGTGGTGCCGGCCAAGATTGTCGACCACATCGTGCCGCATCGAGGTGACCAGCATCTGTTCTGGCGTCGCAGCAACTGGCAGGCGCTGTGCAAGCCATGCCACGACCGCAAGACTGCGCGCGAGGACGGCGGGTTCGCCAACCCTCGGCGCTGAGCGCTGGGCCAACAGGGCGGCAGCGGCGCCCGTTGCTGGGCACGGTAGGGGGTGGGGCGTCACCCCCTACCCCCGGGGGGGGCCGATCCCTGGGCCGCCAGCCGTCCCAGACCGCGCTCCAGCTCGATTTTTTAGAGCAGTCGATTTTGAGAGGGGGGGTTACGCAATCCGCCTCATAGAGCGCACGAAACTAGGCCGGAGGCCGTTTCGCGTGGCTCGCACGAAAAGGAGCCGTCTATGGGCCTGCAAGACAACGAGGCGCCGGACAAATCCGCCGAGACACCTTCGGGGCGGACAGTCGGCGCTGGTAAGGATATCCGGTCGCCGGCACCGCCGCCGGGCACCAACCTCACGCCGCGCGAGCGCAAGGTGTGGGACTACATCTGCGGACAACTGCGCGAGGCCGGTATGCCGCACCTGACGGCGGGCATCGCCATCGCCGTCGTGTGCCGCACGTTCATCCGCTGGGTCAATACCGAGCTCGAGCTGCAGAACTTCGAGGCATCGAACGGCGGGTCGTACTTCATCAAGACCCCGAAGGGGTACGACCAACCGCATCAACTGTTCTACGCGGCTGCGTCGATCAAGAAGGAGCTCCTCACATGGCTGCCCGAGAGCTGCCTGACGCTGCCGTCTTCGGTGACAGCGCGGGCGAAGCTGGGCGACGAGGGCGTGCAGGACGATCTGTTCGCGGAGCTGTTCGAGCACGGTCTCGAGCGCGTCGCACCCCGAAACAGATTGCCGGTCTGACGCCGGCGGCGCTGCACGAGTGGGATGAGGCGTACGGCCTGCCGGTGCTGCGTGGCGAGATCGTTGTCTGCGAATACGTGTATCTGGCCGTCGAGCGCCATTACCGCGATCTGCGTGATGGTGCCGCGCGCGGCTTGCGCTTCGATCCGGATCGCGCCTGGCACATCATTCGGTTCATCGAACGGTTTTTCGTACACATCAAGGGCTCGTTGGCTGGCCAGCCGATTCTGCTCGATCCGTGGCAGAAGTTCTGGACAGCAGTGCTGTACGGCTGGCTCAACGTCGACGGCACGCGGCGTTTCACCCGCGGTTACGAGGAAGTCGCGCGCAAGAACGGCAAGTCGACGTGGAAGGGGCCGCAAGGCGCATACCTGTTCATGATGGACGCCGAGCCCGGCGCTGAGGTGTACGCGGTGGCCACCACGCGCGAACAGGCGATGTCGGTGTTCAAGCCGGCCTTCGACAACCTGCGCCGCTGGGCGCGCCGCTCGCCAGGCGTCAAACGGTCCTTCAAGATCCACGAGGGCCGCAACCTCGAGCAAGTGTCGTTCGACAGCGCCGTGTTCAAGCCGCTGCCGGCGAACGCCGAATCGCTGGACGGCTTGAACCCGCACGCCATCCTCTTCGACGAGCTGCACGCGCAGAAATCGCCGGACGTGTGGGAGGTGATGGAATCCGCCCTGGGTGCCCGGACGCAACCGCTGCTGTCCGCCATCACCACGGCCGGTTTCATCCTCGACGGGGTGTGCACCGAGATCCGGCGCTACCTGGTCGAGGTGCTCAAGGGCGAGCGGCAGGACGACAGTTTTTTCGGCTACATCTACACGCTCGATGCGGACGACGATCCGTTCGACGAGGCCGTGTGGATCAAGGCGAACCCGGGGCTGGGGCTGTCCAAGCTGTGGCACTACATGCGCTCGATGGCCCGCAAGGCGAAAGCGCTGCCCAGTGCCAAGGTCAACTTCATGACCAAGGATCTGAATCTGTGGGTGAACTCGGCCGATGGCTGGATCGACCTCCGGGAGTGGGACAAGGGCGGCAAGCGCTTCGACCCTGCGCAGCTGGCGGGCCGACGTTGCTACGGCGGGATCGACCTGTCGTCGACGCAGGATTTGACCGCGTTCGCGCTGGTGTTCCCGCCGCCTGACGGCGACCCGGACGGCGACTGGCACGTGCTGGTGTGGACGTGGTGCCCGCAGGAAAAGGCCGACACCCAGGCCGCCGAGGACCGGGCGGACTACAAGCGTTGGGCGGAAGACGGCTGGCTGACCATCACCGACGGCGCCATCACCGATTACCGCAACGTCAAGGCCGCCGTACTCGAGGCGAGCGCCAGGTATGAGCTGGTCGAAGTCGGCTTCGACGTGTGGAACTCCAGCCAACTGGTTGGCGAGCTGCTCGAGGAAGAACTGCCGATGGTTGAAGTGCCGCAGAACTTCAGCGGCATGTATCCCGGTTCCAAACGGTTCGAGGAACTGGTCTACGGCAAGCGCCTGAAGCACGGCGGCAATGCGGTGCTGCGCTGGGCGGTGGCCAACGTGGCGCTGCTGTTCGACACCAACGGCAATTTCCGGCCGGACAAAAAGAAATCGCGCCTGCGCGGCCGGATCGACCCGGCCGTCGCCGTCGTGATGGCGCTCAGCCGCGCGGCCGTGCTGGAAGACAAGAAATTCCAGCTGAGCTCGCTGGACGACGACGACATTCTCGTGATGTGACATGAAAACACTGCTAACCGACGCGGTTGGCCTGGCGGGCCTCGCCTGCCTGGCTGCTGGCGTGCGTCTCCAATTTGGACCCGGCCCGGCGCTGATCGTGGTCGGCGCCGTCCTCCTGCTGGGGGCCGTGGCCGCCGTGCGGCGCAAGGGGGCGGCATGATCTTCGATACGCTTTTCGAGAGTCGCAGCAGCCTCGAGAATCCCGAGGTGCCGCTGACGGGCCGCAACCTGCAGGAATGGCTGCATGGCGATGGCGTGGCCACCGTCACCGAGCAGACCGCGATGCGGCTCACGGCGGTCTACTCCTGCATCAATGTCTTGTCGACCGCGCTGGCCCAACTGCCGGCGGTGGTGCTGCGGCGCCAGGGCGACAAGATCACCCCGGCCACCGATCATCCGGCGTACTACCTGCTGCACGACGAGCCGAACGCCTGGCAAACGAGCTACAAATGGCGCGAGACCAAGCAGGCGCATGTGTGCGGCTGGGGCAACGGTTACAGCGTGATCCGTCGCAACCGCGCCGGAGAGGTGGTCGAGCTGCAGCGCAGTCTGCCCTGGCAAACCAGCCTCGTGCGGATCGGCAACCGCTGGACGTACAGCACGCTCGACGAGGACGATTTCCCGTTGGCGGTCGCACCCGAGGACATGATCCACATCCGGGCGCTGGGCTCCGATGGGCGGATGGGCATCAGCCCGATCCGCCAGCACGCCGAAACCATCGGCCTGGGCCTGTCGGTGCAGCGCTACGGCAAGGAATTTTTCGACGGTGGCGGCCGGCCGACTGGCCTGCTGACGGTCAAGGGCGATCTGCAGGACAAATCCTGGGAGCGGCTCAAAGCCTTCTGGTCCAAAGCGGTCGCGCGGCTGAAACAGTCCGACAACAAGACGCTGCTCTTGCCGGCCGATCTGGATTACAAGTCGATCAGCATCGCGCCGGAGGATGCCCAATACCTTGAAACGCGCAAGTTCAACCGCTCCGAGATCGCCAGCCTGTACAACGTGCCCGGGCACATGATCAACGATCTGGAGCGCGCCACGTTCTCGAACATCAGCGAGCAGGGCGTCGGGTTCGTGCGCTACACGATGATGCCCTGGGTCGTGAACTGGGAGCAGGAGATCAATCGCAAGGTGTTCACGCCCGCCGAGCGCCGCGCCGGCTACTACGTGAAATTGAACCTGGCAGCGCTGCTGCGAGGCACGCCGAAAGAGCGCGCCGAGTTCTATCACTACGGCATCACCGATGGGTGGCTGGACCGCAATGAGGCCCGCGCCCTGGAAGACCTCAACCCGCGAGAGGGGCTGTCCGAGCTGCTCATCAGCGTCAATGCCAGGCCGCTCAACGAAGCCACGCCGGCCGCGGCGCCCGTCACGCAACCCTGAGAAAACCATGACCGACATTGAGAAGCGCATGCTGCCCGGGCAGCTGTGCGAACTGCGCTCGTCCGAAGCCGGCGCAGCAGAGAGTGCGCCGACGATCTACGGCTATGCCGCCGTATTCAGCACGCGCAGTGCGCCGATCGCCGGCTTGTTCGTCGAGGAGATCATGCCCGGCGCGTTCGATGGCGTGCTCGGCGACGACGTGCGCGCGCTGTTCAATCATGACCGGAATTTCGTGCTGGGCCGCACGCGCAGCAACACGCTGCAGCTCTCGGTTGACTCGCGCGGGTTGGCCTACACCATCACGCCGCCGAACACGCAGACGGTGCGCGATCTGGTCTTGGCGCCGATGGCACGCGGCGACATCACAGGCTCGAGCTTTGCCTTCCGGGTCGCGGCAGACGGCGACGAGTGGCGCCAGGAGGGCGATATCGTTGTGCGGACCATCCACCGGTTCGAGACCCTCATCGACGTTTCGCCGGTCACCTTCCCGGCCTATGACGAAAGCCATACCGCACAGCGCTCGCTGACGGCGTGGCGACAGGCGCGCGACGAGAAAGCTCACGTCGCGGCAATCAATCAGCGTCGCGCACGCGAACGCTTCCTTGAACTCCTCAACATTTAATGGAGATGGTATGACCCTGGCTGAACTGAAGCAGAAGCGTGCAAAGATCGCTGCCGAAATGCGCGCACTCAACGACAACATTGGCGAGGCCGCCTGGAATGATGAGCAGCGCTCGCGCTGGGACGCCATGCGTGCGGACCTCAAGACGCTCGACGAGCAGATCGAGCGGGAGGATGAGCTGCGCAGCGCGGAACAGCGCTACGTCGAGAGCAACGCCGACAACCTCGCTCAGCAGGCGCGGCAAGCCGCCGCCGCGGCTGCAGGCCAGCCCACGGACGACGAGCGCCGCGCCGCCGCCTTTGACCATTTCCTGCGCGAAGGCGTCGGCGAGCTGTCCGCCGAAGAGCGCAGGGCGCTGCAGGAACTGCGCGCGCAGGGTGCCGGCGCGCCCGATAAGGGCGGCTACACCGTGCCGCGCACGTTCCTGTCCAAGGTGGTCGAGCAGTTGGTGACGTACGGCGGCATCGCCAGCGTCATGCAGAACCTGACCACGGACGGCGGCGAGCCGATCGATTGGCCGGTGGCGCTGGGTGTAGATGAGGAGGGTGAGCTGCTCGGCGAGAACGAGGCGGCGAGCGAAGACGACATCGATTTCGGTAGTGGCAGCCTCGGTGCTCACAAACTGTCGTCGAAGGTCATCCGCGTCAGCAACGAGCTGCTGAGCGACTCCTCCATCGACATCGAAACGTTCCTGGCCGGCCGCATCGCGTCGCGCATCGGCCGCGCCGAGTCGCGCCTGCTGGTGCAGGGCACGGGCGGCGGCAAGCCGCTGCAGCCGCGAGGGCTGGCCGCGTCGGTGGCAATCACCAAGAACACCGCGAATGCCGCAAAGCTGACCTGGCAGGAGGTCAATACGCTGATTCACGCGGTAGACCCGGCCTATCGGAATGCGCCGATGTACCGCCTCGCCTTCAACGACCAGACGCTGCAGACGCTCGAGGAGCTCGTCGACGGGAATGGCCGCCCGCTGTGGCTGCCGGGCCTGGATGCGTCCGCGCCGGCGACGATCCTGAAGCGGCAATACGTGATCGATCAGGCGATCGACGACATCGGTGCCGGCAAGAAATTCATGTACGGCGGCGACTTCAACCAGTTCATTCTGCGCCGCGTCCGCTATATGGCGATCAAGCGCCTGGTCGAGCGCTATGCGGAATACGATCAGGTCGGTTTCCTGGCCTTCCACCGTTTCGGTTGCGTGCTGCAGGACACGTCCGCAATTGCGGCGCTGGTCGGCAAGCCGGCTGCGTAAAGGGGCGGGCCGCGAGAGCGGCCCGCTGTTCAGATGATCGAGATTTCCGAGATCCGCGAGCAACTGCGCATCGAGCCGGAAGAAACGAGCGATGCGCTGCTGCAGCGCTACCTGCGTGCGGCGCTGCGCCATATCGAAAGACGGACCAATCGCAAGCTCTATCCGGCCGGCGAAACGCTGCCGGCGGATGCGCCGGACAACGCGCTCCAACTGGACGACGACCTGGTGCTGGCGGCTCTGCTGCTGATCGGTCATTTCGACGAAAACCGCTCGGACAGTACAGCCGCCGCGATTCGGTCGATTCCGATGGGCGCGACCGCGCTGACCGAGCCCTATCGGTGGTTCTACGATTCGTAGGTGATGCATGCAGCGAGGCAAATACAACCGGCGCATTGTGCTGCAGCGCCGGGAGAAAGGGCGTGCGCCGTCCGGGCAACCCGTTGACGCCTGGGTGGACGTGGCCAGGCCCTGGGCACGCGTCCTGGGCCAGAACGGCAGGGAGTTCATCGCATCGGATCGCGAGACGGCCGAGCGCGAGGCGAGCCTGCGCATCCGGTACCGGACCGACGTGACGGCAGCCTGGCGCGTGATCTTTCGCGACCAGCCGTGCGACATCAAGGCCGTGCTGCCCGACGAAGAGCGGCGCCAGTATGTCGATCTGGTTGTCACGGTCGGCGCGAGCGAGGGGTAACCATGCTGAAAATGACGGGTGATCTGCTGGAGGCTATCGATGGCCTCGAGGCGGATGTCGTGGAGGGCTATGTCGTCCGGCCGGTGGCGCATGCCGGCGCGCTGGTGTTCTATGAGGAGGCGCGCACGCTGGCGCCGGTGTATAGCGGGCCGGCGCAGAAACGGGTACGCCCGGGACAGCTCAAGAACGCGATCTATCGCGTATTCAACCGGGACAAGCCCGACAGTGGCCGTGCGAGCTACAGCATCAGCTGGAACGCGGTGGCGGCGCCGCACGGCCACCTCATCGAAAACGGCCACTGGCTGGTCAAGAAGCGCAAGGGGCGCAAGCGTCGGATCCGATGGGTGCCGGCGCAGTCGTTTATCCGGCGCGCTTTCGATCGGGCGCCCGATGCCGTCGAGGCGATGCAGCGGCGGGCGCGCGACAAGGTGGCGGAGGTGCTGAAGAAAACCGTGGTCGATGATTTCGGCAATGAGGTAGCGGTCGGGGGTAGCGATGACAGTTGAGGCCGACATCCGCCGGGTCGTCGCGCCGTTCGTCGACGATCGCGTTTTCCCCGACGAGGCGCCGCTCGACACGCCGCTGCCCTACGTGACCTACCAGCAGATCGGCGGCTTGCCCTTCACGTTCCTCGACGGCCTGCCCGACATGAGAAACGGCCGCTTTCAATTCAACCTCTGGGCGGCCACGCGCGACGAGGCGAGCGGCCTGATGCGCGCAATCGCCGACGCGCTGGAGCTCGACCCCGTGCTGCAGGCGACCCCGCTGGGTGAGCTGGCCGGCACGGTCGAGCGGATCACCAAGCTGCGCGGTGCCCAGCAGGATTTTTCGATCTGGTTTGCGCGGTAGCGCCCACCGCACCTGCCTCTTCCCGCCCGCCTCGCGCGGGCTTTTTCTTTTCAGGAGACCTCATGTCTGTACGTCTACCCAACGGCACGACGTTCGCTATTGCGGCCAGCTATGGCCCGACCAAGGCGTTCACGGCGGCCACCAATGCGAAGCCCGCGAAGCTGTCGAGCGTCGCGCACGGCTTCGCCAAAGGCGTCGTCCTCGAAGTTTCCTCCGGCTGGGCTCGCCTGGACGGGCGCGTCGCGCGCGCGGATGCCGTCACGGTCGACGCCTTCGCACTCGAGGGCATCGACACCACGAACACCGACATCTATCCCGCGGGCACGGGCATCGGCTCCGTGCGTCCGGTGCTGACTTTTCAGCAAATCTCGCAGGTGCTGCAGTCGGCGGCATCGGGCGGTGACCAGCAGTTCTACAACTACTCGTTCCTGGAGGACACGGGCGACGAGAAGCAAATCCCGACGATCCGCAGCGCACGCTCGTACACGCTGACGATCGCCGACGACCCGACCCTCGCGCACTATGCGCTGCTGGAAGCGGCCGACGAGGATCGCGAGCCGCGTGTCGTGCAGATGAAGCTGCCCAGCGGCGCACCGATCTACTTCAGCGCCTATGTCTCGTTCTCGAAGGTGCCGACCACGACCAAGAACGAGGCCATGGCCCTCACCGTCACGCTGTCCCTCACGGGCGAGGTGACTCGATACACAGCAGGAGCCTAACCCTCATGTTCAGCATCAATCCGAAACCCACTTTCGCGGCTGAGGTCGCTATCCCCGTGGCCGGCGGCGGCGCCGAAAAGCTGCAGTTGGTGTTCAAGCACAAGCGGCGTGATGACGTGAGGGAGTTTTTCGCACGGGCGAGCGAGGGCGCCGATGGTGAATCCGATGCCGACGTGCTGCTCGAAATCGTCGAGGGCTGGAGGGACGTAGACGCGCCATTCTCGCGCGAGGCGCTCGACCAGCTCGTGCAGAACTACCCGGCCGCGCCGCGCGCGATCTTCGACACCTACCTCGCCGAGTTGACTGGCCAGCGCCGGGGAAACTGATCGAGGCGGCACAGCGGCTGTACTGGCGCCCGCCGGAGGCTGGCCAACTGGCGGCCTTCGGTCTCACGCTCGCCGACGTGCAGCCCGAGCCGCTCAGCATCTGGCCGGAGAACACAGCCACTGTGGAGGCATTTGTCCATCTGGGCACGCAGTGGCGCATCGGCGCCCGTGGGCCCATCGGCCTGGACTATGCGGCGATTCCGGTGGTGCTGCAGCTGCTGCGCGTGCCGCCAGACGATCACGCCGACGTGTTCGCCGGCATTCGCATCATGGAACACGCCGCGCTGGCGGAAATGAACGGAGGGTGAGATGGCAGAAGCGGTCGGCAATGCCGTCGTCGGCAAGGCGACGCTCGTGGTCGATGCCGACGCCACGGGCGTCAAGGCGGGGATGGGCGAGGCGCGCGCGGCGGTTGTGGCGCTGGAGAGCGTTACGGCCACCTCGGGCAAGAAATCTGCGCGCAACATCCAGACAATCGGTGAGGCCGCCACCGGTGC
The sequence above is drawn from the Ralstonia solanacearum K60 genome and encodes:
- a CDS encoding HNH endonuclease, producing the protein MPRKAPRPCRAPGCPKYAAPGSAYCDEHTGQRREAEAARRGTAASRGYGSKWQRERLEYLKRNPICVECKRARHVVPAKIVDHIVPHRGDQHLFWRRSNWQALCKPCHDRKTAREDGGFANPRR
- a CDS encoding P27 family phage terminase small subunit, which produces MGLQDNEAPDKSAETPSGRTVGAGKDIRSPAPPPGTNLTPRERKVWDYICGQLREAGMPHLTAGIAIAVVCRTFIRWVNTELELQNFEASNGGSYFIKTPKGYDQPHQLFYAAASIKKELLTWLPESCLTLPSSVTARAKLGDEGVQDDLFAELFEHGLERVAPRNRLPV
- a CDS encoding terminase large subunit, with translation MLRGEIVVCEYVYLAVERHYRDLRDGAARGLRFDPDRAWHIIRFIERFFVHIKGSLAGQPILLDPWQKFWTAVLYGWLNVDGTRRFTRGYEEVARKNGKSTWKGPQGAYLFMMDAEPGAEVYAVATTREQAMSVFKPAFDNLRRWARRSPGVKRSFKIHEGRNLEQVSFDSAVFKPLPANAESLDGLNPHAILFDELHAQKSPDVWEVMESALGARTQPLLSAITTAGFILDGVCTEIRRYLVEVLKGERQDDSFFGYIYTLDADDDPFDEAVWIKANPGLGLSKLWHYMRSMARKAKALPSAKVNFMTKDLNLWVNSADGWIDLREWDKGGKRFDPAQLAGRRCYGGIDLSSTQDLTAFALVFPPPDGDPDGDWHVLVWTWCPQEKADTQAAEDRADYKRWAEDGWLTITDGAITDYRNVKAAVLEASARYELVEVGFDVWNSSQLVGELLEEELPMVEVPQNFSGMYPGSKRFEELVYGKRLKHGGNAVLRWAVANVALLFDTNGNFRPDKKKSRLRGRIDPAVAVVMALSRAAVLEDKKFQLSSLDDDDILVM
- a CDS encoding phage portal protein is translated as MIFDTLFESRSSLENPEVPLTGRNLQEWLHGDGVATVTEQTAMRLTAVYSCINVLSTALAQLPAVVLRRQGDKITPATDHPAYYLLHDEPNAWQTSYKWRETKQAHVCGWGNGYSVIRRNRAGEVVELQRSLPWQTSLVRIGNRWTYSTLDEDDFPLAVAPEDMIHIRALGSDGRMGISPIRQHAETIGLGLSVQRYGKEFFDGGGRPTGLLTVKGDLQDKSWERLKAFWSKAVARLKQSDNKTLLLPADLDYKSISIAPEDAQYLETRKFNRSEIASLYNVPGHMINDLERATFSNISEQGVGFVRYTMMPWVVNWEQEINRKVFTPAERRAGYYVKLNLAALLRGTPKERAEFYHYGITDGWLDRNEARALEDLNPREGLSELLISVNARPLNEATPAAAPVTQP
- a CDS encoding HK97 family phage prohead protease — translated: MLPGQLCELRSSEAGAAESAPTIYGYAAVFSTRSAPIAGLFVEEIMPGAFDGVLGDDVRALFNHDRNFVLGRTRSNTLQLSVDSRGLAYTITPPNTQTVRDLVLAPMARGDITGSSFAFRVAADGDEWRQEGDIVVRTIHRFETLIDVSPVTFPAYDESHTAQRSLTAWRQARDEKAHVAAINQRRARERFLELLNI
- a CDS encoding phage major capsid protein, which translates into the protein MTLAELKQKRAKIAAEMRALNDNIGEAAWNDEQRSRWDAMRADLKTLDEQIEREDELRSAEQRYVESNADNLAQQARQAAAAAAGQPTDDERRAAAFDHFLREGVGELSAEERRALQELRAQGAGAPDKGGYTVPRTFLSKVVEQLVTYGGIASVMQNLTTDGGEPIDWPVALGVDEEGELLGENEAASEDDIDFGSGSLGAHKLSSKVIRVSNELLSDSSIDIETFLAGRIASRIGRAESRLLVQGTGGGKPLQPRGLAASVAITKNTANAAKLTWQEVNTLIHAVDPAYRNAPMYRLAFNDQTLQTLEELVDGNGRPLWLPGLDASAPATILKRQYVIDQAIDDIGAGKKFMYGGDFNQFILRRVRYMAIKRLVERYAEYDQVGFLAFHRFGCVLQDTSAIAALVGKPAA
- a CDS encoding head-tail connector protein; protein product: MIEISEIREQLRIEPEETSDALLQRYLRAALRHIERRTNRKLYPAGETLPADAPDNALQLDDDLVLAALLLIGHFDENRSDSTAAAIRSIPMGATALTEPYRWFYDS
- a CDS encoding phage head closure protein, which translates into the protein MQRGKYNRRIVLQRREKGRAPSGQPVDAWVDVARPWARVLGQNGREFIASDRETAEREASLRIRYRTDVTAAWRVIFRDQPCDIKAVLPDEERRQYVDLVVTVGASEG
- a CDS encoding DUF3168 domain-containing protein, which encodes MTVEADIRRVVAPFVDDRVFPDEAPLDTPLPYVTYQQIGGLPFTFLDGLPDMRNGRFQFNLWAATRDEASGLMRAIADALELDPVLQATPLGELAGTVERITKLRGAQQDFSIWFAR
- a CDS encoding phage tail protein yields the protein MSVRLPNGTTFAIAASYGPTKAFTAATNAKPAKLSSVAHGFAKGVVLEVSSGWARLDGRVARADAVTVDAFALEGIDTTNTDIYPAGTGIGSVRPVLTFQQISQVLQSAASGGDQQFYNYSFLEDTGDEKQIPTIRSARSYTLTIADDPTLAHYALLEAADEDREPRVVQMKLPSGAPIYFSAYVSFSKVPTTTKNEAMALTVTLSLTGEVTRYTAGA
- a CDS encoding phage tail assembly chaperone, whose translation is MFSINPKPTFAAEVAIPVAGGGAEKLQLVFKHKRRDDVREFFARASEGADGESDADVLLEIVEGWRDVDAPFSREALDQLVQNYPAAPRAIFDTYLAELTGQRRGN
- a CDS encoding DUF1799 domain-containing protein; the encoded protein is MAAFGLTLADVQPEPLSIWPENTATVEAFVHLGTQWRIGARGPIGLDYAAIPVVLQLLRVPPDDHADVFAGIRIMEHAALAEMNGG